The genomic window TCGCCCTCGGTGATGGTCGGCGTGGCGGTGAGCGCCGAGCCGAGCGGGCCGCCGCGCAGCGAACCGCCGCTGATCGGCGCGAAGCCGTTGGTGACGGTCCAGCTCACCGGCGCGGGCGTGCCGACCTTGGCCTCGGGCACGGTCTGCACGGCCGGGTCGAAGGTGACCCCGAGGACCGAGGCGGTCAGCACGTACGGGTTGTCGAGCTGCGGCGAGGTCCTGCGGGCCTCGACCTCGATCTCCCACACGCCCGGCAGCGGGTCCGCGTAGGACCGCAGGTCGGGACGGCAGGTATTGGCCGGGTTGTCGTAGTTCGGGTAGCAGTCAGGCGTCTGGGTGGAGTCGAGCGGCACACCGTAGGGGTGGATGGAGATGAAGCGGGTCTGGCTGCCCGGCTTCAGGCCGCCCATGGCGACTTCCAGCGAGGTCGCGCCGGCCGGGACGGTGAGGAAGTACGAGCGGGTGCTGTCCCGCTGGATCGTCCCGGAGCGGGTCAGGGTGTAGGACGGGCCCGCGATCGGCGTGGAGACGACGACGGCGGCCGCGACCTGCGTGTCGGTGCCGCGGGTGAGCGGGTCGTCGACGTCCAGCAGCGCGCTGTGCACGCCGGCCGACCGCGGCTTGGCGGTGACCTTCACCGTGACCGGTTTGTTCAGCGGCAGCAGCACCAGCGGGCTGCCGACCGAGAAGGTGCCGTCGTTGTGCGCCCAGCTCAGGGTGTGCAGCTGCGCGTACGCGGGACCGGTGGTGCGGGTGACCGTGACGTCGTACGTCCGCTGCCGGCCGGTCGTCAGGCCGCCCTCGCGGTCGTAGACGCCGGTGCCGTAGCCGGGGGTCTGCAGGAAGCTCGACAGGGTGGTGTCGACCGGCGCCTTGACGGTGTACGTGTCGGTGGTGCCACCGCGCCGCAGCAGGTCCCAGGCGGGGGCCACGGCGACGAGTCCGGCGCCCTGGTCGACGGTCTGGAAGCCGGGGATGTTCTTGGCCGTGCTGATCAGCGCGGTGCGCAACTGCGCCGGGGTGACCTTCAGGTGCTGCGCCTTGGCGGCGGACAGCAGCAGCGCCGCGGCTCCGGTGGCCTGCGGCGAGGCCATCGAGGTGCCCTGGAGCATCGCGTAGCCGGGCGGCAGGGCGTAGCCGGCCTCGGCGACGGGCGCGCCCGGCTCCCAGGTCGGCACGGAGTTGATGGCCGCGCCCGGGGCGGTGATGACGGGGGCGAGGCCGCCGTCCTCGCGCGGGCCGCGGGCGGAGAAGGGCAGCAGCGAGTACGGCACGGTGGTCTGCGAGCCGTAGTCGGCCGCCCAGGTCTCACGGGAGATGGAGGCGCCGACGCTCAGCACGTGGTCGGCCAGGCCCGGGTCGCTGATGGTGTTGACGCCGGGGCCGTCGTTGCCCGCGGAGATCACCAGCTGCACGCCGTAGGTGTCGATCAGCTGCTGGTAGAGCAGGTCGCGGGCGCTGGCGCCGTCGTTGAGCGCGCCGAGGCCGCCGACGGACATGTTGACGACGTCGACGTGGTGGTTGACCACCAGGTCGGTCATGCCCTCGGTCAGCGCGATGTTGGTGCAGCCGCCGCTCCAGGTGCAGGCCCGGGAGGAGACGATCTTCGCGCCGGGTGCGGCGCCGGTCATCTTGCCGCCGAAGAGCCCGTTGGCGGCAGTGATGCCCGCGACGTGCGTGCCGTGCTCGGACTGCACGACGCCGATGTTGACGAAGTCGGCCTTCTTGCCGACCCAGTCGCCGCCGTACGGGTCCATCGGGACGTCCTTGCGGATCTCGATGGTGAACGGGATCGACTCCGAGATCGGCGTGGCCGGGTCGTCGGTGCCGAAGTGGCCGATCTGGAAGCCGTCCTTGTACGGCTTCATGGCCGTCTCGCCGCGAAAGTCGCCGTTGTTGTCCAGGTCCACCCGGACGGTGCCGGCGGCCGGGTCGTAGAGGACCCCCCAGACGTCGGTGGTGTCGCCGTCGCGGTTCAGGTCGCCCGCCATGTCGCCGCCCTTGGTGGCGGCCTCGGCGAAGGTGGAGAAGAGGTAGCTGCCGGCCGGCGCGGTCCAGCTGCGGCCCGCGGCGGTGAAGGACGGCCCGGACACCGCGGTGACCATGGGGCGCCAGGTGGCGTCGCCGTCGAGGATCGGGTCGGTCGAGGTGACCCAGTCGACGATCTTCCGCTCGCCGGTGGTGGTCTTCTGCAACGCCGGGTGGCCGACGTCGACGCCGGAGTCGAGGATGCCGACGGTGATACCGCGGCCGTCCGCGGCCGGGTGGTCCTTGACGAAGTCCACCGCGCCGGTCTCGAAGACCGGCTCGTACGGGTTCTTGGCGGGGGTGTGCTTGTCGGGGCCCGGGTAGGTGGTGGCGGCCTTGCCGGCGTGCCGGGACGCGGCGGGGGTCGTGTCGGCGGATGGCGTCGGGTCGTCGAGCTTGACCTCCTGCCTGAGGTCGATGGCCAGCACCGAGGGCAGCTTCTGCGCCGCGCCGATCGCCGCGTCCGCCTTCGCGGTGGGCACGGTGGCGCGTACGTAGCCGAGTTGGTCGTAGGTCCGGCCGACGCTGGCGCCCTGGGCGTGCAGCCGGGAGCTGATCTCCGCGGTGCTGCCGGGCTTGCCGGCGATCATGAAGGTGACGTTCTTGTCGCCGTCCGCCTTGGCCTTGGCCAGCAGTGTGGCGTCGGCGGATCCGAGCTTGCCTGCGGCGTCCTTGCCGGGCTCGCCGGGGGCGTCCGAGCCGGGGGCGGTGGGGGAGGCGGGGGCGGCGGGCGCGGGGTCGGCGACCGCCAGCGCGGGACCTGCGGCTGTCAGTGCGGCCACCAGGCCCGCGGCGAGCGCGAGCCGGGCGGTGCGTCTCTTGCCTGGTATGTGTGCGAGTGGCATGGGCATCCCTGTTCGGACCGTCGGGTCTGTCTGCGGATAACGGGGCCGTACGCCTGGTCACCCTGCCGGGAAAAGCTGCCCTTTGTGGTGCGTTGACCTTCTCTTGGGTCGTCGGTGACGTGTTTCCGCCACGGGCGGACCGCCGCAAACCCGCGCAAGAGCCGCGGCCGAGGGGGGTCAGCGCGGGGTCACCACGACATAAGCGGCAGGCAGTTGGTCCGCGGCGGCCACCAGCGCGGTGCGCACCACGGCGGCCTGCTGCTCGCAGGCGTCACGCAGCTTGGCCGCGGTGACATGCACCAGCGTGATGCCCAGCGCTTCCAGCCGCTCGCGCTGCCGCACGCAGCGCGCCCACGTCTCGTCGCCGCCGAATTCGGCTGCCTGGGCGCAGGTTTCGCCGCCCTCCCCGGCGTAAAGGGCGTCGCCGAACGGATCGGCGTAGACGTCGTCAGGCGCCGGGGCGTCATCCATGGCGTAGGGGTCGTCCACGGCCGGACCGCGCTCCCTGGCCGCGGCTGTGGCGCCGCGCATCCCGTGCGCGTCCGCTCCGCCCGCCGGTCCGCCGGTCCGCGGGTCGATGGCCAGGGCCACCGCGTGTTCCGGCCAGTACGCGTCCACCCCGCCCAGCAGCGGGCCGCCTGGCAGCCGGAGTTCGACGTTCCAGACGGGCTCGGGCAGTTGGTGGGCGTGCACCATCGTGTAGAGCCGCTGCTCCGCCATGGTGTGCTCGGCCCCGCGCAGCGCGCCGACCGCCGCGGCGACCTGCGGGCGCTCCAGCAGCCCGGCGGTGGCCAGTTCGTGCAGCACGGCCGCGGCGTCGCAGTGCCCGCCGCGTACCGCCTCGGTCAGCAGCCGCCGCACGGTCTCGGTGTCGTCCAGGTGCTCGACGGCGTCGGCCAGCGCGCGCGGCACCGGGGCGCAGGGCACGCCGCTCACCTCCTGCGGGCGCGGCAGGTCGCGGGTGCGGCGGACGGCCACGTCGCCCGCGTCCCGCAGCCGCCGCGCCCGCGGCACCAGCACGTCGATCCGTGGCAGCCCCGGCAGCGCCGGCACGCCGGGGAAGCGGTGCAGCGCCAGCGCGGCCAGGCCCGTCACCATGGCCTCCCGGCCGCCGCCGAGCGGCCCGTGCGCGTGGGGGTCGCGGCCGGCGTACAGCAGGGCGGCTTCCAGCCGTTCACGGCTGTTCGGCGGGCCCGAGTGCAGCAGATACACCTGCGGGAGCACCTGCTGCCAGGGGCCGCCCGGGCGGCAGCGGGCGGCGACCGCGGCCGCGGGCACGCCGTGCCTGCGCAGCTGATGGAGGGTCAGTACCCGCTGCTCCGCGGGAAGACGGCGGTCCAGGGCGTGGGGGGTGCGGGAGTTCACGTTCATGGCGACGTCGTTCCCGCCGCCCGGGCGGTCACTAACCGCTGTTACACGCCCGTCGACAAAACGGGACAAGGCCGGGCTAAAGTCCAGGTGTTCGGATGCCGATCAGTGGATTTCCCCCATTCAGGTGACGAGGGCCGCCCCACCAGGCAGGACGGCCCCGCCCCGAGGTCAGACCGCGGCGGCGGCGCCGCTCGCCCCGGCCGCGCGGGTGTCGCACATCTGTGCGCGCTGTGCCCGTGCCAGGTCGTCCCGCCCTTCGAGTACCAGCCGGCGCAGCGCGGGCGCGGCCTGCGGATGCCCGTCCAGCCAGGCGTCGGTGGCCGCCAGCGTCTCCGAGGGGCCCTGGAGGGCCGGGAAGAGCCCGGTGACCACGGCCATCGCGGTCTCGATAGACCGGGTCGCCCACAGCTCCTCGAGCGCCGCGAAGTACCGCCCGGTGAACGGCGCGAGCAGGTCCCGCTGCCCGGCCTGCGCGAAGCCCGCGATGGTCGCCTCCACCAGCGCGTTCGACAGCGCGTCGGAGTCCACCACGTCGGCCCAGGCCGCCGCCTTGACCTCGGCGGACGGCCGCGCCGCCAGGCAGCGCACCTCGTGCCGCTGGCCGGAAGCCGTGTCGTCCCTGGCCCGCTCGGCGGCGATCGCCGCGGTGTCGGCCGCGCCGCACGCGGTGAGCGCGCCCAGGAAGGTCCAGCGCAGCTCCTGGTCCACCGCCAGGCCGTCGACCTTCGCCGACCCGTCCAGCAGCCCCCGCAGAAGCTGCTGGTCGCCGGCCGAGGACGCGACGGAGGCGAAGAACCGCGCCCACGCCAGCTGGTGGCCGCTGCCCGGCTCGGCGAGCCGCAGTTCGCGCAGCGCGCCCTGGGCCAGCTCGGTCGCCATCAGGTCGCGGCGGTCCGGGGCCACGTAGTGCGTCAGCGCGGTCCGCGCCTGCAGGTGCAGCGACTGCAGCACCCCGATGTCGCTCTCCCGGCCCGCGAAGAGCAGCACCAGGTCCAGGTAGTCGCCGGCCGGCATCAGCGCGTCCCTGGTCATGCTCCACACCGCCGACCACGCCAGCGCCCGGGCCAGCGGGTCGGACAGGTCGCCCAGATGGGCACGCAGCGTGTCCAGCGACGCCGGGTCGAAGCGGACCTTGCAGTACGTCAGGTCGTCGTCGTTGACCAGCACCAGGTCCGGCCGCGGCTGCCCGGCCAGGTCCGTGATCACCGTGACCGAGCCCGCCACGTCGGTCTCGGTCCGCGCGTAACGCTCCAGGGCGCCGCCCGGCACCCGCCGGTAGAGCCCCACCGCGACCCGGTGCGGGCGCAGGTGCGGATGTGCCGGGTCGTCCGCGCCCTGCAGTACCGTCAGCTCGGTGATCCGGTCATGCGCGTCGTGGAAGACCTGCGGGGTCAGCGAGTTGACGCCCGCCGTCTCCAGCCACGCCCGCGACCAGGCGGCCATGTCGCGCCCCGAGGTCTCGGTGAGCACCGAGAGCAGGTCGCCCAGCTCCGTGTTGCCGTAGGCGTGCCGCTTGAAGTACCGCCGGGCCGCATCGAGGAAGGCGTCCTGCCCGACGTAGGCGACCAGCTGCTTGAGCACCGAGGCGCCCTTGGAGTACGTGATGCCGTCGAAGTTGAGCTTGGCGTCCTCCAGGTCGCGGATGTCGGCGACCACCGGATGGGTGGACGGCAACTGGTCCGCACGGTAGGCCCACGCCTTGCGGCGGTTGGCGAAGGTGATCCAGCCCTGTGTGTACTGCGTCGCCGCCACCTGGGAGAAGGCCGCCATGAAGTCCGCGAAGGACTCCTTGAGCCACAGGTCGTCCCACCAGCGCATGGTCACCAGGTCGCCGAACCACATGTGCGCCATCTCGTGCAGCACCACGCTGGCCCGGTGCTCGTACGACGCCCGCGTCACCTTGCCGCGGAAGACGAACTCCTCGCGGAAGGTCACGCAGCCGGGATTCTCCATCGCCCCGATGTTGTACTCCGGCACGAAGGCCTGGTCGTACTTCCCGAACGGATAGGGGTAGTCGAAGATGTCGTGGTAGAAGTCCAGGCCCTGCTTGGTCACGGTGAAGATCTCGTCCGCGTCGAAATGCCGGGCCAGGGAACGCCGGCACAGCGCGCTCAGCGGGATGTCGAGCACCACCTTGTCGTCGAAGGCCCGCGAGTAGTGGTCGCGTTCGACGTGGTAGGGGCCGGCGACGACCGCGGTGATGTACGTGGAGATCGGCAGCGTCGGCCGGAAACGGGTGGTCAGCCCGCCGCCGTCCGCCCCGGCCGGCTCGCCCTCGGTCTCCGCGTTCGACAGCACCGTCCAGCTCTCCGGCGCGCTCACCTGGAAGGTGAACGGCGCCTTGAGGTCCGGCTGCTCGAAGTTCGCGAACACCCGCCGGGCGTCGGCCGGTTCGTACTGCGTGTACAGATAGACCTCGCCGTCCTCCGGGTCCTCGAAGCGGTGCAGGCCCTCGCCCGTACGGCTGTAGGCACAACGCGCGTCCACCACCAGGGTGTTGCGCTCGGCCAGACCCTCCAGGGCGATCCTGGCGCCGTCGTACACCACCGCCGGGTCCAGCTCCCGGCCGTTCAGCCGCACCGACACCACCTCGGACGCGACGAGGTCGGCGAAGGACGACGCGCCCGGCCGCGCGCACCGGAAGTCGATCACCGTGGTGGACCGGAAGGTGCGCTCCCCGCCGGCGGGGACGGCACCGGCCGCCGACCGCACGTCGAGCGCCACGTCGTAGCGCTCCACGGACAGCGTCGCGGCCCGCTCGCGGGCCTCCTCACGGCTCAGGTTCTCGCCGGGCACGGGCGGCTCCTTCGTCTTTGACCACCGGAAACGGACAGCGAACGCCTCGCATCCTGCCACGGTGGTAGGACAGGGAGGCGACGGCCAGCGCGTACGGAGGCACCGCCGGCGGGAATGCCGGGCCGCCTCCGGCGCGTTGTCCGTCGAGGAGTGCCATCCGCAGCCCGACCGGGCCGCGCCCGGCCGACACCGGACGCAGCCTCCGCCATCCCGCACGAGGAGAACGCAGTGACCGCGACCGCCAACGAGACCACGAGAACACCGGCCGACTTCTGGTTCGACCCGCTCTGCCCCTGGGCGTGGATGACCTCCCGCTGGATGCTCGAGGTCGAGAAGGTCCGCCCCGTCGAGGTGCGCTGGCACGTGATGAGCCTGGCCGTGCTCAACGAGGACAAGCTCGACACCCTCCCCGAGAACTACGCCACCTTCCTGCGCGACGCGTGGGGCCCGGTCCGCGTGGTGATCGCCGCACAGCAGCTGCACGGCGACGAGGTCGTCGGCCCGCTCTACGAGGCGCTCGGCACCCGCTTCCACAATCAGGCGCTGCCCAGGACCAGGGAGACCATCGTCGCCGCGCTCGAAGCGGTCGGGCTGCCCGCCGGCCTCGCCGACCACGCCGACCGCGACACCTACGACGCCGAGCTGCGCGCCTCCCACAAGGAAGGCATCGACAAGGTCGGTCAGGACGTCGGCACCCCGGTGATCGCCGTCCCCGGCGCCGACGGCTCGCAGGTCGCCTTCTTCGGCCCGGTCGTCACCCCGGCCCCCAAGGGCGAGGAGGCGGCGAAGCTGTGGGACGGCACGCTGCTGGTCGCCTCCGTCCCCGGCTTCTACGAGATCAAGCGCTCCCGCACCGCCGGGCCCAGCTTCGAGTAGGACGGTCGGAGAACCATGGCGCACCTGGGTCTGGTGGCCGTCGTCGTGCGGGACTACGACGAGGCCATCGCCTACTACACCGACGCGCTCGGTTTCGAGCTGCGTGAGGACACCCCGCGGCAGGACGGCGGGCGGTGGGTGGTCGTCGCGCCGCCCGGCGCCCGCGAGACCGGCCTGCTGCTCGCCCGGGCCACCACGCCGGAGCAGACCGCCAGGATCGGCGACCAGACCGGCGGCCGGGTCGGGCTCTTCCTGAACACGGAGGACTTCGACGGCGACTACAAGCGAATGGTCGCCGCCGGGGTCGTCTTCGAGGAGGAGCCGCGGTACGAGCCGTACGGGGCGGTGGTCGTCTTCCACGACCTGTACGGCAACCGGTGGGATCTCATCCAGCCGGTCTGAGTTGGCGGAACCGCACAGCACGAGGCGGCCGGGCGGGCGTGATACACGCCCGGGCCGGCCGCCAGTGTGCGTGACGTGGGTCACGCGACCTGCGGAAACGGCCCCCGGGGCGGGTGCGGGAGTCTCCAAGCGGATGATCAGGGCTTTGTCGGGGTCCGACGATGAAGCGGGCTCGGCGGCTGGGTTAGCGTCACGGGGTCCCACCGAACACCCTCACCCCGCGGAGAACCGATGAGCGCCACAGCTGCCCCCGGCCGGGCCGGAACCGTACTCGCCGACCTGCTCCCCGCGTCCTCCGCCGGCCGCGCCCGGCTCAGGGACGCCGCCCTGGTGGCCGGCGGCGCCGCGCTCACCGGGCTCGCCGCGCAGCTGTCGGTGCCCGTCCCCGGCTCCCCGGTCCCGGTCACCGGCCAGACCTTCGCCGCGCTGCTCGTCGGCACGTCGCTGGGGGCGCGGCGCGGGGCCGCCTCGCTCGGCCTGTACGCCGCGGCCGGCGCGGCCGGGCTGCCGTGGTTCGCGGGCGGCACCTCGGGCTGGTCCATGCCGACCTTCGGCTACATCCTCGGGATGCTGCTCGCCTCCGGCGTGGTCGGCTTCCTCGCGCGCCGCGGCGGGGACCGTACGGTGCTGCGTACGGCCGCGGTGATGCTGCTCGGCTCCGCCGTCATCTACGCGGTGGGCGTCCCCTATCTGGCCGCCTCCGCCCACCTTTCGGCCCACCAGGCCCTGAGCATGGGGCTGCGCCCCTACCTCCTGGGCGACGCCCTCAAGGCCGCCCTGGCCATGACGGCCCTCCCCACGACCTGGCGCCTCCTCCATCACTGACCTCGCGGCCAGCGCAAACCCCCGAGCTTGCCCTCTGCGGTGGGCGGCGCCCACCAGGGGCGCGGGGAACTGCGCGACAAGCCCCGACCGGGGGCGGGGGTCGTCACCGTCCCAAGGGGGCTGTTCGGTCCGTGCCGGACCACCGGCGGGTGTGCGGTTGCGCGCGCCGTTCCCCGCGCCCCCGAAAAGCCCCCCTGCGTAAGGGCAACCGCATGGCCCCCCGCGGCCAGCGGAGGGGAGGGCGAGGTGGAAGACTGGGCGCATGCGCGTGTACCTCGGCTCGGATCATGCCGGCTTCGAACTCAAGAACCACCTCGTGGAGTGGCTGACAGGCAACGGGTATCAGCCCGTGGACTGCGGGCCGCACATCTATGACGCGGGGGACGACTACCCCCCCTTCTGCCTCCGCGCAGCGGAGCGGACCGCCGCCGACCCCGGCAGCCTCGGCATCGTCATCGGCGGCTCAGGCAACGGCGAGCAGATCGCCGCGAACAAGGTGCGCGGCGTCCGCGCCGCCCTGGCGTGGAGCGAGCAGACCGCCACGCTGGCCCGCGAGCACAACGACGCGAACGTGCTGAGCATCGGCGGCCGGCTGCACACGCGGGACGAGGCGCTGAAGTTCGTCGAGCTGTTCCTGACGACGCCGTACTCGCACGAGGAGCGCCACCAGCGCCGTATCGACATGCTCAGCGCGTACGAGGCCACCGGCGAACTCCCGCCGGTTCCCGCCCACCACCCGCAGCAGGACTGAACGGGCGATGCCCGAGGGCCACACGATCCACCGGCTGGCCGCCGACCACCAGGAGCGCTTCGGCGGCCGGCAGGTACGGGCGAGCAGCCCGCAGGGCAAGTTCTCCGACGGCGCCGCACTGCTCGACCGCCGGGTGATGACCGGCGCGGAAGCGCACGGCAAGCACCTCTTCCTCGGCTTCGGCGACACCGGCTGGGTCCACGTGCACCTGGGCCTGATCGGGAAGTTCGGCTTCGGTGACGGCCCGACGCCGCCGCCGACCGACACCGTACGGCTGCGTATCGCCACGTCGGCGCACTACGCCGACCTGCGCGGCCCCGCCGCCTGCGCGCTGATCACCGAGCCGGAGAAGCGGGCGATACACGACCGGCTGGGCCCCGACCCGCTGCGTCCCGGCGACGACCCGGACCGGGTCTACACCAGGATCGCCAGGTCCAGGATCAGCGTGGCCGCGCTGCTGCTGGACCAGAAGGTGATCGCCGGCGTCGGCAACGTCTACCGCGCCGAGGTTCTCTTCCGGCACGGCGTGGACCCCTTCCTGGCCGGCCGCGATCTGCCGCGGCCGGTGTGGGACGCGATGTGGGCCGACCTGGTGGCGCTGATGCGCGAGGGTGTGCGCACCAACCGGATCGACACCGTGCGCCCCGAGCATGAGCCGGCGGCGATGGGCCGCCCGCCCCGGGTGGACGACCACGGCGGCGAGGTCTACGTCTACCGCCGTACGGGCCAGCCCTGCCTGGTGTGCGGCACCGCGGTCCGCACCCGGCCGCTGGACGCCCGCAACCTGTTCTGGTGCCCCCGCTGCCAGGCCTGAGCCCCCCGCGAGAAGCAGCGCCTAGAAGCCGTGCGGCACCCACGGTTCCAGGTCGGAGCGGAAGGCCGCCGACGCCTCGGCCAGCGCACCCGGGCGCAGTTCGGTGACCAGCCCCGCACCGGCCAGCGCCCGCAGCCCGTGGCCGCCCAGATAGGCGGTGCCCAACTCCCTTGCCGCCAGGGCCAGGTCCGCCGGATCGCCGGTGCGCTCGCAGACCGCCCCCTTCGCGTCACCCGACAGCCGCCAGCGGCCGGTGTTCCACGGGCAGAAGGGGTCCTCTACGTCGAGCACGACGTCGAGCGGCGCCGCGTAGGCGCGCGCCGCCAGTGCCGCGGGGAGATCCACCAGCCGTACGTACAGGCCGTCGCGCCAGCTGAAGTTGCAGCGGCGGATGTCGGAGACGATCTGCTGCACCGGGTCGTCGGCCGGGCGGTTGTGGAAGACCAGCCGGGCGACCAGGTCGACGTCGGTGAGGTAGCGCCACAGCGCCGCGTATGTCACCGGATCGAGTGCTTCGAGATCCTTCAGCTTGACGGTGCCGTCCGGCACGCCGAGTGCGGTGCCGCCGGCCTTGACGCTGTAGCGGGCGTAGCCGCGCACCTCGCCGTCCACCTCGGCGAGCACGCACAGCCGGGCGCCGAAGCCGCCCCGGTCCGCCGGCGGGTCGAGCAGCGCCAGCCGCTCCCACTCCGGCTGCCTGGCCAGCATGCCGGGCCTGCCGGGCACCGCCCGGGCGTAGACCGCCTCGCAGGCAGCCACCCCTTCCGCCGGGGTGACCAGCCGCAGCCGCACCGCGTCGGCGCCCGGCGGCGCCTGCACCGTGACGCGGGTGGTGTCGATCCGGCCGTGCAACTGCCGGGTGGCGGTGCCGTAGCCGAACCGGCCGTAGATGGACGGCTCGGAGGCCAGCAGGACGGCGACGGCGAGGCCTCGCTCGCGGAAGTCGTCCAGCTGGCGGCGCATCATCGCGGTGAGCACCCCGCGGCGGCGGTGCGTGGGCTGGACGCTG from Streptomyces sp. NBC_01198 includes these protein-coding regions:
- a CDS encoding S8 family serine peptidase — its product is MPLAHIPGKRRTARLALAAGLVAALTAAGPALAVADPAPAAPASPTAPGSDAPGEPGKDAAGKLGSADATLLAKAKADGDKNVTFMIAGKPGSTAEISSRLHAQGASVGRTYDQLGYVRATVPTAKADAAIGAAQKLPSVLAIDLRQEVKLDDPTPSADTTPAASRHAGKAATTYPGPDKHTPAKNPYEPVFETGAVDFVKDHPAADGRGITVGILDSGVDVGHPALQKTTTGERKIVDWVTSTDPILDGDATWRPMVTAVSGPSFTAAGRSWTAPAGSYLFSTFAEAATKGGDMAGDLNRDGDTTDVWGVLYDPAAGTVRVDLDNNGDFRGETAMKPYKDGFQIGHFGTDDPATPISESIPFTIEIRKDVPMDPYGGDWVGKKADFVNIGVVQSEHGTHVAGITAANGLFGGKMTGAAPGAKIVSSRACTWSGGCTNIALTEGMTDLVVNHHVDVVNMSVGGLGALNDGASARDLLYQQLIDTYGVQLVISAGNDGPGVNTISDPGLADHVLSVGASISRETWAADYGSQTTVPYSLLPFSARGPREDGGLAPVITAPGAAINSVPTWEPGAPVAEAGYALPPGYAMLQGTSMASPQATGAAALLLSAAKAQHLKVTPAQLRTALISTAKNIPGFQTVDQGAGLVAVAPAWDLLRRGGTTDTYTVKAPVDTTLSSFLQTPGYGTGVYDREGGLTTGRQRTYDVTVTRTTGPAYAQLHTLSWAHNDGTFSVGSPLVLLPLNKPVTVKVTAKPRSAGVHSALLDVDDPLTRGTDTQVAAAVVVSTPIAGPSYTLTRSGTIQRDSTRSYFLTVPAGATSLEVAMGGLKPGSQTRFISIHPYGVPLDSTQTPDCYPNYDNPANTCRPDLRSYADPLPGVWEIEVEARRTSPQLDNPYVLTASVLGVTFDPAVQTVPEAKVGTPAPVSWTVTNGFAPISGGSLRGGPLGSALTATPTITEGEAQTTSLTLGTGASRLDVSIGSPSDPQADLDLYVYLDGVLIGQSADGDAEEAVSLTDPAPGTYTFEVDGYAVPSGSTTYSYEDVYYSAALGQVTVDSSAPVNLPHGASAPVSASVLAAAEAPAGRQLFGQVQLLDARGTAAGTGSVIITSTTP
- the pepN gene encoding aminopeptidase N, with the protein product MPGENLSREEARERAATLSVERYDVALDVRSAAGAVPAGGERTFRSTTVIDFRCARPGASSFADLVASEVVSVRLNGRELDPAVVYDGARIALEGLAERNTLVVDARCAYSRTGEGLHRFEDPEDGEVYLYTQYEPADARRVFANFEQPDLKAPFTFQVSAPESWTVLSNAETEGEPAGADGGGLTTRFRPTLPISTYITAVVAGPYHVERDHYSRAFDDKVVLDIPLSALCRRSLARHFDADEIFTVTKQGLDFYHDIFDYPYPFGKYDQAFVPEYNIGAMENPGCVTFREEFVFRGKVTRASYEHRASVVLHEMAHMWFGDLVTMRWWDDLWLKESFADFMAAFSQVAATQYTQGWITFANRRKAWAYRADQLPSTHPVVADIRDLEDAKLNFDGITYSKGASVLKQLVAYVGQDAFLDAARRYFKRHAYGNTELGDLLSVLTETSGRDMAAWSRAWLETAGVNSLTPQVFHDAHDRITELTVLQGADDPAHPHLRPHRVAVGLYRRVPGGALERYARTETDVAGSVTVITDLAGQPRPDLVLVNDDDLTYCKVRFDPASLDTLRAHLGDLSDPLARALAWSAVWSMTRDALMPAGDYLDLVLLFAGRESDIGVLQSLHLQARTALTHYVAPDRRDLMATELAQGALRELRLAEPGSGHQLAWARFFASVASSAGDQQLLRGLLDGSAKVDGLAVDQELRWTFLGALTACGAADTAAIAAERARDDTASGQRHEVRCLAARPSAEVKAAAWADVVDSDALSNALVEATIAGFAQAGQRDLLAPFTGRYFAALEELWATRSIETAMAVVTGLFPALQGPSETLAATDAWLDGHPQAAPALRRLVLEGRDDLARAQRAQMCDTRAAGASGAAAAV
- a CDS encoding mycothiol-dependent nitroreductase Rv2466c family protein, encoding MTATANETTRTPADFWFDPLCPWAWMTSRWMLEVEKVRPVEVRWHVMSLAVLNEDKLDTLPENYATFLRDAWGPVRVVIAAQQLHGDEVVGPLYEALGTRFHNQALPRTRETIVAALEAVGLPAGLADHADRDTYDAELRASHKEGIDKVGQDVGTPVIAVPGADGSQVAFFGPVVTPAPKGEEAAKLWDGTLLVASVPGFYEIKRSRTAGPSFE
- a CDS encoding VOC family protein yields the protein MAHLGLVAVVVRDYDEAIAYYTDALGFELREDTPRQDGGRWVVVAPPGARETGLLLARATTPEQTARIGDQTGGRVGLFLNTEDFDGDYKRMVAAGVVFEEEPRYEPYGAVVVFHDLYGNRWDLIQPV
- a CDS encoding biotin transporter BioY, with the protein product MSATAAPGRAGTVLADLLPASSAGRARLRDAALVAGGAALTGLAAQLSVPVPGSPVPVTGQTFAALLVGTSLGARRGAASLGLYAAAGAAGLPWFAGGTSGWSMPTFGYILGMLLASGVVGFLARRGGDRTVLRTAAVMLLGSAVIYAVGVPYLAASAHLSAHQALSMGLRPYLLGDALKAALAMTALPTTWRLLHH
- a CDS encoding ribose-5-phosphate isomerase, whose product is MRVYLGSDHAGFELKNHLVEWLTGNGYQPVDCGPHIYDAGDDYPPFCLRAAERTAADPGSLGIVIGGSGNGEQIAANKVRGVRAALAWSEQTATLAREHNDANVLSIGGRLHTRDEALKFVELFLTTPYSHEERHQRRIDMLSAYEATGELPPVPAHHPQQD
- a CDS encoding Fpg/Nei family DNA glycosylase, whose amino-acid sequence is MPEGHTIHRLAADHQERFGGRQVRASSPQGKFSDGAALLDRRVMTGAEAHGKHLFLGFGDTGWVHVHLGLIGKFGFGDGPTPPPTDTVRLRIATSAHYADLRGPAACALITEPEKRAIHDRLGPDPLRPGDDPDRVYTRIARSRISVAALLLDQKVIAGVGNVYRAEVLFRHGVDPFLAGRDLPRPVWDAMWADLVALMREGVRTNRIDTVRPEHEPAAMGRPPRVDDHGGEVYVYRRTGQPCLVCGTAVRTRPLDARNLFWCPRCQA
- a CDS encoding GNAT family N-acetyltransferase, which produces MTIDLRPPAAGDWDEFVLRLERAFGEPAMTSEERAMWRDFLPLEQALTARADGGIVGTAGAFDFRMTVPGGTLLDVAGVTMVSVQPTHRRRGVLTAMMRRQLDDFRERGLAVAVLLASEPSIYGRFGYGTATRQLHGRIDTTRVTVQAPPGADAVRLRLVTPAEGVAACEAVYARAVPGRPGMLARQPEWERLALLDPPADRGGFGARLCVLAEVDGEVRGYARYSVKAGGTALGVPDGTVKLKDLEALDPVTYAALWRYLTDVDLVARLVFHNRPADDPVQQIVSDIRRCNFSWRDGLYVRLVDLPAALAARAYAAPLDVVLDVEDPFCPWNTGRWRLSGDAKGAVCERTGDPADLALAARELGTAYLGGHGLRALAGAGLVTELRPGALAEASAAFRSDLEPWVPHGF